In Kitasatospora sp. NA04385, a single genomic region encodes these proteins:
- a CDS encoding DUF3040 domain-containing protein, whose translation MDTRLTARERVLLAEIEHHLRRTDPRLDRRLDRTPGPVARLAHRPRPLVAAVALLSVLTAAGALWAGAGGPRPVLAALLAATAAVLGALALRELARLHLG comes from the coding sequence ATGGACACCCGACTGACCGCACGGGAACGCGTCCTGCTCGCGGAGATCGAACACCACCTGCGCCGGACGGACCCCCGGCTGGACCGGCGGCTCGACCGGACCCCCGGGCCGGTCGCCCGACTGGCCCACCGCCCGCGACCGCTGGTCGCCGCCGTCGCCCTGCTCTCCGTGCTGACGGCCGCCGGCGCCCTGTGGGCGGGCGCGGGCGGCCCCCGGCCGGTGCTGGCCGCGCTGCTCGCGGCCACCGCCGCCGTGCTGGGCGCGCTCGCGCTGCGCGAACTGGCGCGGCTGCACCTCGGCTGA
- a CDS encoding DUF4383 domain-containing protein, with protein MEPQHRPSADRRLSRIHRLGAALCALLLLAFGALGLADGLPFFGTHGERVAGLSSNGLLSTVSIATAAVLLAAALRGGRQASSTAIAVGALFVLSGFVNLALLDSSANLLAFRIPNVLFSFAMGLLLAALGMYGRVSGGLPHDNPYWLRRHPQAVPAATTRAVAAGLSGASALPGAVGPSGATAVRPGNPG; from the coding sequence ATGGAACCCCAGCACCGACCGTCCGCCGACCGCCGGCTGTCCCGGATCCACCGCCTCGGCGCCGCCCTGTGCGCCCTCCTGCTACTGGCCTTCGGCGCGCTCGGGCTCGCCGACGGCCTGCCCTTCTTCGGGACGCACGGCGAGCGCGTCGCCGGGCTGTCCAGCAACGGCCTGCTCAGCACGGTCTCGATCGCCACCGCCGCGGTGCTGCTCGCCGCCGCCCTGCGCGGCGGCCGCCAGGCCTCCAGCACCGCCATCGCGGTGGGCGCGCTGTTCGTGCTGAGCGGATTCGTCAACCTCGCGCTGCTGGACAGCTCGGCCAACCTGCTGGCCTTCCGCATCCCGAACGTCCTGTTCAGCTTCGCCATGGGCCTGCTGCTGGCCGCCCTCGGCATGTACGGCCGGGTCAGCGGCGGGCTCCCGCACGACAACCCGTACTGGCTCCGCCGCCACCCGCAGGCCGTCCCCGCCGCGACCACGCGGGCCGTCGCGGCCGGGCTGTCCGGGGCGAGCGCGCTGCCCGGGGCGGTCGGACCGTCCGGTGCGACCGCCGTCCGGCCCGGGAACCCGGGCTGA